One window of Medicago truncatula cultivar Jemalong A17 chromosome 2, MtrunA17r5.0-ANR, whole genome shotgun sequence genomic DNA carries:
- the LOC11433868 gene encoding ubiquinol-cytochrome-c reductase complex assembly factor 1, whose translation MFRTWSKAIIPLSKFRTPMHQTYARVAAAPPPPPPPIIDQKFEPTVNLDKMFWSKPCSLALPLDSPLRVNEPDYQGFKRFIFKLMLFYSKQSKSIRGANVVYRRIVSQVDKPLIYEVFNLEKTFKTTFSLLVLHMWFYLRRVKQEGNDGVEFGQYLYEIYNHDVELRVSKAGVNLLLIKWMKELEKIFYGNIVAYDAAILPEAKPSDFATVIWRNIFSDDGSSTPDEAAWQSVQALARYARREVNCMTLTDKEALLSGNFMFTSLKDEIRSKEGHQL comes from the exons ATGTTTCGAACATGGAGCAAAGCTATTATTCCACTCTCCAAATTTCGTACTCCAATGCACCAAACCTACGCTAGGGTTGCAGctgcaccaccaccaccaccaccaccaatcaTAGATCAAAAATTCGAACCTACG GTTAACCTAGACAAAATGTTTTGGTCTAAACCCTGTTCTTTGGCACTTCCCCTCGATTCTCCTCTTCGAGTAAATGAGCCTGATTATCAGGGGTTTAAGCGTTTCATATTTAAACTCATGCTCTTTTATAGTAAGCAGAGTAAATCAATTCGAGGGGCTAATGTTGTTTACCGAAGAATTGTTTCACAAGTTGATAAACCCCTTATTTATGAAG TGTTTAACTTGGAGAAAACATTCAAAACAACATTTTCTTTGCTTGTACTTCACATGTGGTTTTACTTGCGCCGCGTTAAGCAAGAGGGAAATGATGGCGTTGAATTTGGGCAGTACCTTTATGAGATTTACAATCATGATGTGGAGCTTAGAGTCTCCAAAGCTGGG GTTAACCTACTATTGATTAAGTGGATGAAGGAGCTGGAGAAGATCTTTTATGGGAATATCGTTGCTTATGATGCTGCTATACTTCCAGAAGCTAAACCGAGTGATTTTGCTACTGTTATATGGAG GAATATATTCTCCGACGATGGTTCTTCAACACCAGATGAAGCTGCATGGCAATCAGTGCAG GCGTTGGCCAGGTATGCTCGACGGGAAGTAAATTGCATGACTTTAACAg ATAAAGAAGCACTATTGTCGGGGAATTTCATGTTTACCTCTTTAAAGGATGAGATCAGAAGCAAAGAGGGGCATCAATTATAA
- the LOC11420638 gene encoding pyruvate decarboxylase 1: MTTIRKNSNEPINNHVGLNGFQNHVTNDSMNNKPNCSIQNKALLVKNESDTLGHHIAKRLVEIGINDVFAVPGDFNLTLLDYLVAEPEINLIGCCNELNAGYATDGYARCRGVGACVVTFNVGGLSILNAIAGSYSEDLPIICIVGAPNSNDFGSNKILHHTIGLPDFSQELRCFEPVTCHQAVIKDIDDAHEKIDTAIAIALRESKPVYISIACNLPTIPHSSFTDQSIPFYLTPKVTNQMSLEIAVEATTKLLNKATKPVMVGGPMMRISKASEAFMEVADASGYAIAVLPSAKGMVSENHPHFIGTYWGVASTSFCAEIVESADAYLFAGPLFNDVITMGHSLLIKKEKAITVLPNRVVIGNGPTFGNISMKEFFKALTKRLERNATAIENYKRIFIPDGFPVQCNPKEALRINVLFRHIEKMLSCDSAVIAECGDAWFNSQKLKLPQGCGYECQLQYASLGWSIGATLGYAKSNPQKRVIACIGDGCFQVAGQEVSTMLRWGQNVIIFLINNGGYTTEAEIHDGPYNVIKNWNYAGLIETIDNGEGKCFTAKVHCEEELIEAINTTMESKKNCLCFIEVVMHKDDTSKELLQLGNRLAALNGRLPQHN; this comes from the exons ATGACAACAATTAGGAAAAATAGCAATGAGCCTATCAACAACCATGTTGGTTTGAATGGTTTCCAAAATCATGTAACTAATGATAGTATGAATAATAAACCAAATTGTAGTATCCAAAATAAAGCTTTGTTGGTTAAAAATGAGAGTGACACCCTTGGTCACCACATTGCAAAACGTTTAGTTGAAATTGGAATCAATGATGTGTTTGCTGTACCTGGAGATTTTAACCTTACACTTCTTGATTATTTAGTAGCTGAACCTGAAATTAATCTAATTGGATGTTGTAATGAGTTAAATGCTGGTTATGCCACTGATGGATATGCTAGATGTAGAGGTGTTGGTGCATGTGTTGTTACTTTTAATGTTGGCGGACTTAGCATTCTTAATGCTATTGCTGGTTCTTATAGTGAAGATCTTCCAATTATATGCATTGTTGGTGCCCCAAATTCCAATGATTTTGGAAGTAACAAGATTCTCCATCATACCATTGGTTTACCTGATTTTAGTCAGGAACTTCGTTGTTTTGAGCCTGTAACTTGTCATCAG GCTGTAATAAAAGATATAGATGATGCACATGAAAAGATTGATACAGCCATTGCAATAGCTCTAAGAGAAAGCAAGCCTGTATATATCAGTATAGCCTGCAACTTGCCTACCATCCCTCATTCTTCCTTCACTGACCAATCTATCCCTTTTTATTTGACTCCCAA AGTGACTAATCAAATGAGTTTGGAAATTGCTGTggaagcaacaacaaaattgttaaacaaagCAACCAAACCAGTAATGGTAGGTGGTCCAATGATGCGTATATCGAAAGCTAGTGAAGCTTTCATGGAAGTAGCAGATGCATCAGGTTATGCAATAGCAGTCTTACCTTCAGCAAAAGGTATGGTATCAGAAAATCACCCTCACTTCATTGGCACCTATTGGGGTGTAGCTAGCACTTCTTTCTGTGCAGAAATTGTTGAATCTGCTGATGCATACTTATTTGCTGGTCCATTATTCAATGATGTTATCACAATGGGACACTCACTACTAATCAAAAAGGAAAAGGCCATTACAGTACTTCCTAATAGAGTTGTTATTGGAAATGGACCTACTTTTGGAAATATTTCAATGAAGGAATTTTTTAAAGCGCTTACGAAAAGACTCGAACGCAACGCGACTGCTATTGAGAACTACAAAAGAATTTTCATACCAGATGGTTTTCCAGTTCAATGTAATCCTAAGGAGGCTTTAAGAATCAATGTTTTGTTCAGACACATAGAAAAAATGTTGTCATGTGACAGTGCTGTGATTGCTGAATGTGGTGATGCTTGGTTTAACAGTCAGAAGTTGAAACTTCCACAAGGATGCGG GTATGAATGTCAATTGCAATATGCATCATTAGGCTGGTCAATTGGTGCAACTCTTGGATATGCAAAATCTAATCCCCAAAAGAGAGTCATTGCATGTATTGGTGATGGTTGTTTCCAG GTGGCTGGACAGGAAGTCTCAACAATGTTGCGATGGGGACAAAATGTCATCATCTTTCTAATCAACAATGGTGGTTACACAACTGAGGCAGAAATTCATGATGGGCCTTACAATGTGATAAAAAATTGGAACTATGCTGGACTAATTGAAACAATAGACAATGGTGAAGGAAAGTGTTTTACTGCCAAG GTGCATTGTGAGGAAGAGCTAATAGAAGCAATAAATACAACAATGGAGAGTAAAAAGAATTGTCTATGTTTCATTGAAGTGGTTATGCACAAAGATGACACAAGTAAGGAACTGCTTCAGTTGGGAAATAGGCTAGCTGCTCTCAATGGACGTTTGCCTCAACATAACTAA
- the LOC11428537 gene encoding root phototropism protein 3, protein MWESESDSTARHKYGDGILTSNKHGVKTEGFLQRGHSWYVATDVPSDFLVQIGEANFHLHKYPLISRSGKLSRIIYESREPDVNKIVMDDIPGGFEAFELAAKFCYGIAVDLTAGNISGLRCAAEYLEMTEDLEEGNLIFKTEAFLSYVVLSSWRDSIVVLKSCEKLSPWSENLQIVRRCSESIAWKACANPKGIKWSYTGRTSSKISSPRWNNNDMKDTSPSRNQLVPPDWWFEDVSILRIDHFVRVITAIKVKGMRFELIGAAIMHYATKWLQELVSETSITFDETSNCGNSNSSSSGSGSWIKGGGGLHMIVAGGTRDETSSLQAKEQRMIIESLISIIPPQKDTVSCTFLLRLLRMAIMLKVAPALVTELEKRVGMQFEQATLADLLIPCYNKGETMMYDVDLVMRLLEHFLVQEVTENSSPKRQSFSEKHMGLGCNLNAKARVARLVDSYLTEVSRDRNLSLTKFQVLAEALPESARTCDDGLYRAIDSYLKAHPTLSEHERKRLCRVMDCQKLSIDACMHAAQNERLPLRVVVQVLFAEQVKISTALSNPSLKDVESFTQPMVTNRKTLLEATPQSFQEGWTTAKKDVNTLKFELESVKAKYLELQNDMENLQKQFDKMLKQKHTSAWSSGWKKLSKLTKITNVQNVQNHDHDNSPHSNIPAAPEQNRKTTRRWRNSIS, encoded by the exons ATGTGGGAATCTGAGAGTGATTCAACTGCAAGACACAAATATGGAGATGGAATTCTCACTTCAAACAAACATGGTGTCAAGACTGAAGGATTTCTTCAAAGAGGTCACTCTTG GTATGTTGCAACTGATGTTCCAAGTGATTTTCTTGTTCAAATTGGTGAAGCTAACTTCCACTTGCATAAG TATCCTCTTATATCTCGAAGTGGAAAGCTGAGTAGAATCATATACGAATCACGCGAACCGGATGTGAATAAGATAGTTATGGATGATATCCCTGGTGGATTTGAGGCATTTGAACTTGCAGCTAAATTCTGCTATGGAATTGCTGTTGATTTAACAGCGGGGAACATTTCTGGACTAAGATGTGCTGCTGAGTATCTAGAAATGACAGAAGATTTAGAAGAAGGGAATCTTATATTCAAAACAGAAGCATTTCTTAGCTATGTTGTTTTATCATCTTGGAGAGACTCTATAGTAGTGTTGAAAAGCTGTGAGAAGCTTTCACCGTGGTCGGAGAATCTTCAAATAGTTCGAAGATGCAGCGAGTCTATAGCTTGGAAAGCTTGTGCTAATCCAAAAGGGATAAAATGGTCCTACACTGGAAGAACATCATCAAAAATTTCAAGTCCAAGATGGAATAATAATGATATGAAAGATACAAGTCCAAGTAGGAATCAACTAGTTCCTCCTGATTGGTGGTTTGAAGATGTTTCAATCCTTCGGATTGATCACTTTGTTAGAGTCATTACTGCTATTAAGGTAAAGGGAATGAGATTTGAGTTAATTGGTGCTGCAATAATGCATTATGCAACTAAATGGCTACAAGAGTTGGTTAGTGAAACATCAATCACATTCGATGAAACGAGCAATTGCGGTAATAGTAATAGTAGTAGTAGTGGTAGCGGTAGCTGGATTAAAGGCGGCGGTGGACTTCACATGATTGTAGCAGGTGGAACTAGAGACGAAACTTCAAGTCTTCAAGCTAAAGAACAAAGGATGATAATTGAGAGTCTTATAAGCATTATTCCTCCTCAGAAGGATACTGTTTCGTGTACTTTCCTTCTTAGGCTTCTGAGAATGGCAATTATGTTAAAGGTTGCACCTGCATTGGTTACTGAATTAGAGAAAAGGGTTGGAATGCAATTTGAGCAAGCTACACTTGCTGATCTATTAATTCCTTGTTATAATAAAGGAGAGACAATGATGTATGATGTTGATCTTGTTATGAGGCTGCTTGAGCATTTTCTTGTACAAGAAGTGACTGAAAATTCTAGTCCGAAAAGACAGTCATTTTCTGAGAAACATATGGGATTGGGATGTAACCTTAATGCTAAAGCAAGAGTAGCAAGACTTGTTGACAGTTATCTTACAGAGGTTTCAAGAGATAGAAACCTTTCATTGACAAAGTTTCAGGTACTTGCTGAAGCTTTGCCTGAATCAGCTAGAACCTGTGATGATGGACTTTATAGAGCTATTGATTCCTATCTTAAG GCACATCCAACACTTTCTGAGCATGAAAGGAAGCGACTCTGCCGCGTAATGGATTGCCAGAAACTCTCAATtgatgcatgcatgcatgctgCACAAAATGAAAGGCTTCCATTGAGGGTAGTTGTGCAAGTCCTATTTGCAGAACAGGTAAAGATAAGTACTGCACTATCCAACCCTTCTTTGAAAGATGTTGAATCCTTTACTCAACCAATGGTTACAAACCGAAAAACACTTCTCGAGGCGACACCACAATCATTCCAAGAAGGATGGACAACTGCTAAAAAAGATGTCAACACACTAAAGTTTGAGCTGGAGAGTGTGAAAGCTAAGTACTTAGAGCttcaaaatgatatggaaaaTTTGCAGAAACAATTTGATAAGATGTTAAagcagaagcatacttcagctTGGAGTAGTGGATGGAAGAAACTGAGCAAACTTACAAAGATAACAAATGTACAAAATGTACAAAATCATGATCATGATAATTCACCTCATAGCAATATTCCAGCTGCTCCAGAACAGAACAGAAAAACTACTAGAAGATGGAGAAATTCAATATCTTGA